The Arachidicoccus terrestris genome includes the window GCTGTGCCCTGAATGGGTGCATTAATAGCCACTCTTTCTGCAAAACCTTTGACTGTAAAGTTCGCCGAATTAATATCCCGGATCCAGGCCTTTCTGCCCAGCAGAGTTTCTACATAGCCGTTTTGCTGAGCTCTGGCAATGGTGTCTTCCATATATTTTGCGATACCTGAAAACTCGGTTTTATAGTTGTCAATTATCGTTTTGGCTTCCGTTCGCGAGATTCCCAGGTTCTGGCCCAAACCAAATGCCCCTTGACCATAAATAATACCAAAATTGACGCTTTTGGCTTTATAACGCTGTTCTTTGGTTACCTCAGATTCGTCCACGCCAAAGACCTTTGCGGCTGTGGCTGTGTGAATATCTGCACCGCTCTTAAAAGCTTCACACATATTTTTATCTCCACTGATGGCTGCGACCACTCTGAGCTCAATCTGTGAATAGTCTGCACTGAACAATACATGATCTTTATCGCGGGGTATAAAAGCCTTTCTTATTTCTTTACCTCTTTCGGTACGAACCGGAATATTTTGCAAATTCGGATTATTGCTGCTCAGTCTTCCAGTTACAACCAAGGTCTGGTTGTAAGATGTATGTACGCGCCCAGTTTTAGGATTGATCAGTTGTGGTATAGCATCTACATAGGTGTTTCGCAACTTGGTCAACTCTCGGAAGCTTAAGATGTCATCAGCAATCTTATGTTGGACAGCCAGTTTGGATAATACATCCTCTCCCGTTGCGTATTGGCCTGTCTTTGTCTTCTTGGCTTTAGGATCCAGTTTTAGCTTTTCAAAGAGAACTTCGCCCAGCTGTTTTGGAGAAGCCAGGTTAAAATGGACACCTGCGGCTTCATATACCTGTTTCTCAAAAATGGCTGCATCGGATTCCAGGACAGAAGAATAATTTTTAAGAAAATCTTCGTCTACTCTTATCCCTTCAAACTCCATGTCAGCCAGCACTTTTACCAGCGGTAAATCCGCTTCATAGAATACTTTTTCTACTGCTTTTTCTCTGATCAAGGGCTTGAATACTTCTTTTAACTGTAGGGTGATATCTGCATCTTCTGCCGCATAATCTGCCGCTTTTTCCGCAGGTACATCCCGCATATTGCCTTGGTTTTTACCCTTTTTACCGATCAGTTCTGTAATAGAAACCGGTGTATAACCTAAATACTTTTCACTGAGCAGGTCCATATTTCTTCTGCCTTCGGGCTCAATAACATAGTGAGCGACCATGGTGTCAAATATCTTCCCCGGGAAGGATTGTCCGTACCACTTCATGACGAGGAGATCATATTTGAGATTCTGTCCGATCCAGGTAATATTCGGATCAGAAAATAATCCGCTGAATAGCTCCACCTGACGATTTGCCTCTGCCTGATCTGCGCTGACAGGTACATAATATCCTTCCGCAGCTTTAACTGAAAAGCTCATGCCGACCAGCTCTACATTATTGGCATCAGTGCCGGTTGTCTCTGTATCAAAACAAATTTCCTCATATTGCCGTAAGGTGCCGATAAGTTCTTTAATAGCCGCATCCCCCTGTACCAGATGATACTGATGTGGTGTATTTTCAATTGTCTTATTTTCAAGGGGGATAATTTCTTCTTCGGGTAAAAATGCGTCGCCGGCCGCTTTAGTGGTCTCTGAAATCGTGGTGCTGGATTCAACTACATTGCCAAATAAATCCCTTTGAACCGCTACATGAACATCTACCTTAAAGCTTTCTCCTAAAATACGCTTACCCAGGCTTCTGAATTCCAGTTCAGAGAAGATGTCGGATAACGCCTGCTGATTAAACTCTTTTATACAGAAGTCTTCTTCATGGAAAGTTACAGGTACATCTGTAATAATAGTTGCCAGTTTTTTGGACAGAATTGCACTTTCTTTACCTTCCTGAACTTTTTTCCCCAAAGCTCCTTTGATTTCATGAGCATGCTCCAGAATGTTTTCCAGGCTGTCATATTGTTTCAGGAGTTTAGCGGCTGTCTTTTCTCCCACGCCCGGAATACCAGGGATATTATCTACAGCGTCCCCCATAAGTCCCAGGACATCTATAACTTGTTCGACTCTTGCGATATCCCATTTTTCACATATTTTTTCCGCGGTCAATATTTCCTCTTTTTTGCCCATATAGGCTGGCTTGTATATAAATACACCTGGTTTGGTAAGTAATTGACCGTAGTCCTTATCTGGTGTTACCATAAAGACTTTATAACCGGCATCTGCTGCCTGCCAAGCCAATGTGCCGATGATGTCATCGGCCTCATAGCCATCACTTTCTATGCAGGGTATATTAAAACCTTCGATGATTCTTTTAATATCAGGAATGGAATCTAACAGATCCTCCGGTGCCTTTTGCCGATTTGCCTTGTAATCTTCAAAATCACTATGTCTTTCAGTCGGGGCATGTGTATCAAAACAAACCGCCATATGGGTGGGTTTGTATTTATTTAAAAGTTCCAGCAAGGTATTTGTAAAGCCAAACTGGGCATTGGTGTTTTTGCCCTGTGAGGTTAAGCGTGGATTACGTAGTAACGCATAGTATGCCCTGTAAATCAAGGCCATTGCATCCAATAGAAATAATTTTTTTTCCATGGCGCTAAGTTAAGGTATTTGAAGCATGAAATAGGCTGTTCCGGCTGTTTACCTGGCTGTTAAATTGCTGTTCGACCGCCAGCATTTTCAGGGCGTTTTATCCGCTTCGTTGCTGTTTTTCGTTTATGTATTGAGAAAAACTATTATAAACGCCTACGAAACCTACCTATGTTGCTATTTCGCTTCTGCAAAATGATGCCCGATTTCAATAAATAGATTGTCAAAGTAGAAGTAGAAACCATAACTATTCCTTATATTTTTGGGGAATTGATCTATTTTATTTTTCCCGCTTAACAGTTTTCGGTGAAGGTCGTCCACTTCATCCGGACTGTCCAACATGAAACCAATATGGAAGTCTTTTGGATAATCCGTGTCACCGGTTTTACTCTGCATGATTACCAGCGAGAACTTATCGGGATTTTGCAGCACGGCAATGATATTGTCACCTTTTACAACTTTACACTGGAAATCAAAATAAGTCTCAAAAAAGACGGTGGTTTTCTGTACATCGTTAACGACCAGATTGAGATGATTAATTCTCATTTTTTATAATTTAGCTATTTTTCTGTAGATTCAAATGTTAGGGCTTTCATGACCAATTCAAAGCATTGCCATAGTTTTTGCTCGGTAAGAGAAAACGCTGTGCCAGCCATAGTTGCTTTATCCAGATGAAATTTTACCAACGTATAAAAAGGACCATAAGCGACAGCCCAGAATATTTCTGGGGGTAAATCCACTATTTCTTTGTTATGTACGGCGTTATAAGTAAAAGCTTGCATTGCCTTTATGAAAGCTGCCGGTTTCATATTTTTTTGATGTATAAGCGGCGAGTTCCTGAATTGTTCGTAAAACTGGTAAGCTAAGGGATTTTGAATGATATTGGTAAGTCGGTTTTTCCATTGCAGCCACAATCCTTCTTTAAATCTTAGATTTTCAGAGAAATTATGCAATGCGTCTTTTTCGAATTTTTCCTGCACCTCGCTGTAAAGTCTATTTACCAGCTCCTCTCTGCTATCAAAATATACATAAATGGTGGACGGAGAAATATTAGCTCGTTTAGCCAGCTTCTGCATACTCAAGCCGTCAAATCCCTCATTCACAATCATTTCCATCGCCTTTTTCCGGATAACGATCTCCTTATTTTCGTCTTTTAGTCTCATGGCGCAAATATAATCGAATAATCGTTCGATTATATATTTTTTGCAACTTCTTTCAGAGAGACCGGTCAAAAAAAAGAGGCCATGTACCGGCCTCTCTTTGCTTAATTACGAGGTGTAACATGGTACTGCTATGCTATGCATCAGGTTTTTACTCTTGTATAGCCTTCGCTTCAGGCTTCCCAGACTCCCCCAGTGGGGACGCCTCCGCCTGTTTTTGTTTAGTGTCCGGCTGCGCACCCCCTTTTCTTCATAGCAGTTACTGTAACATTATAAATCCATCTGAACCCCCGCCATAAAATGAATAGGCGCTGCCGGGAAATAGTATAGCCAATTGTTGATGGCACCGCCCTCATATTCCGGATAGGTGGCTCCGTTTGTAAAGTATTTTGTGCTGAACAGGTTATAGACCTGCCCTATCAGTTGAAACCGTTTAAACCAGTTGCCACTCAATTGATAGACGACTCTGATATCCTGATTGTAATATCCTTCCAGACTGCGGTCTTTGTTTTGTGTATTATCTACATATTGTCTGCCAACATATTTTCCTTCCAGGGACAGCGTCATTGCATCAACTGGATGAAAACTAATGCTGGCACCTCCTACGATATTAGGAGAATAAGCGATGTCCGTATTGTGTTGGGTTTCAATAATGGGGTCCAACTCATTCCAGTCGTTGTCATAGGCCGTATAATAAGCGGTGTACTTATCGATCTTATTTTTGCTGAGAGACAAGTTAAATGCCGCATCCATCCAATTGACAAATTTGTAATTAGCCTGGAGTTCAATACCTGCACGGTAGCTGTTTGGTACATTAATTCTTGTGGCTTCTCCTACATCATTTAATTGACCGGTTAACACCAGCTGATCCTTATAACGCATATAATATAGGCCTATAGCATAAAAGTATTTACCGGCTTTTTTTTCCATTCCCAATTCAAAATCGTGTAATTGCTCTCTTTTGGGTTGGTGTGTCAGACCTGCCTCGAAGTCATCCCGATTAGGCTCTTTGTTGGCCAGGGCGTAGCTCAGATAGGCATTGTAGCCATTTTTGGCGTAAGAGATACCCACTTTTGGGTTGTAGAAATCAAATTTTCTTTCCACTTTTAAATCCGGATGCCCGCTAAAACCTTTCATTTTGTGCCATACATGACGGTATTGCATATCTGCGAATAAATGCCAATAGTCGGCAAAATCATGCATCCATTTCAGATACACATTCTTGTCATATTTATAAGCAGGCGTATTGTAATATTCATACTCAGGTGTCATACCTCCATTGGCTGCCCATATGACCCGCCCGTAATGCCCGCCATCATAATTGGTCCAGGCCCCTCCTAAAGTGAACAGGTCATTTGTCTGTTTCCATTGCAATGAAAAAGTTTGTCCATAAAAATAATTATCTAAATATTTTCTTCGGATGAGGTCTGTGGATAAGGTATCTACTGGTTTGATACCGTAATCTGTGTAATTTTCATTATTTTCATACTCTTCATAATAGCCGATCCCTCTGGTCAGGAAGGAGGCTAAACTAAAGGACCATGCAGCGTTAAAAGAGTGATTGATAAAGAGCTGATAGTGACTTTGTGTATAATTATCAGTTTGATTGGCGTAATAAGAATCGGTAGCCTCAATATACCCCAATTCATTATAGGTAGGATCATCTTTGATATGGTCTTGGGGAACGCCGTTCCAGGCCTGGTAGGTCTTTTCTTTACCGGTGATAAAGTTGAAGCGAACAGTGGTGTTTTTCCCTACATATGCTGTTGAGAATAACAGGGATTCCAGTTTACTGGAGGCGCGGTCAATATAACCGTCACTGCTGATATGGCTTAATCTGATGTCTGCCGTGAATTTACCGTCAATCAGTCCGCTCCCGGCTGCCACCGTATTTTTCCAGCTATTATAGGAGCCATAGCTATTGCTAAGCGTAGCATAGGGAAGTTGATGAACCTGGTTGGTGCTGATATTTATAGTGGCTCCAAATGCACCTGCCCCATTTGACGAAGTGCCTACACCTCTTTGAACTTGTATAGAGTTAATTGAAGAAGCAATGTCTGGCATATCAACGAAATAAGATCCGGAGCTCTCGGCATCATTATAAGGAATGCCATTGAGTGTAACATTGGTTCTCGAAGCGTCGGAACCTCGGATATGGATACCGGTATACCCGATCCCATTACCGGCATCAGAATTGACAACTACGCCTGGCGTCTGGTTTAACAGATATGGCAGATCCCGGCCCAGATTCTTTTCCTGTATTTCTGCCGCATTGATATTGGTTTTGGCAAACGGGGCATGATCGGCTGCTCTTATAGCCCTTACTTCCAGCGGGTCCAGTGCCTTTGTTATAGGCGTCAAAAAGAACACCTTATCCAGTAGGCCGTTACTGGTCCGGATTTCGGGTGAAGAGGGCTCATAACCAATAGCTTCTATCGTGATTTTGTATTTACTGTGTTTTTGGAGCCGCAGTGAAAAATGTCCGTTGTTATCTGCTATTATCTTACCAGAATCATTCTTATTGATTTCCTGAAATCTGACCGTTGCGCTTTCTACCGGTTGCCTGTCTGTATTTATAATACGACCTTCTAAGACAACCTGTTGTGCTTCGGAAAGCAATGGCATCAAACCCATTAATACAACACCTAATAGCGGGCACAAGATAACACAGAACCTTTTCATAAATATTTAAATGTGAACAGGTTACTGTTTAGCAGAGAGGGGAACACTACATATGTGTACTGCAATATGTAGGTGGCGATTTGCAGCCTTCCCTTCGCAGGCATTATCCTGTTCAGGTTATACGGGTTTGATCTCAGCCTTCCGTTTAAGGAAAAGCACCCCGAGGAAAATTACGGCTGCAAAGGTAAGTAAGTATTGGGGAAATTTAAAAAGGATTTTTAAGATTGAATAGTATGGCCATTTGTGATTTGATTATAGAAAGCCCTTTAGGTTGCGGAGGTTATTTTCCTCTTTTTTGGTTATACTTCGACTGGATCATTTTAGCGATAATACCTGTCCAGCCTGTTTGGTGAGAGGCGCCGAGCCCCTTTCCGGTGTCTCCATGGAAATATTCGTGAAAGAGGATGTACTTGCTGAAATTCGGATCGGTCTGCTGTTTTTCATCTCCATTCAGAAAGGCCCTCCTTCCATCTTTGTCTGCAGCAAATAGCTGTAGATTCCTACAGGCCAGGAATTCAGAGATTTCAAGAATAGTCATGTAGTTGCCGCTGCCGGTGGGGCATTCCACTTTAAAATCATTACCATAATAAAAGTGGAACCGCTGCAGGCTTTCCACGATCAGAAAGTTAATAGGCATCCAGATCGGCCCTCTCCAGTTACTGTTGCCACCAAACATATTAGAATCTGATTCCCCTGGCGTATAGGCCACATTATAGTTAAAATCACCAATTTTGAGGGAATATGGATGGTCTTTATGATACTTAGATACGGAGCGGACTCCATATGGGCTAAGGAACTCATTTTCATCCAACATGCGTTCCAGGATCTTTTTCATCCGGTGTCCTCTAAGTAACGATAGTAAATGGAGCGTGTTGTTTTGTTCTTTCCATCTGGACACCAGGCTTGCCAGTTCCGGTTTGTTTTCATAGAGCCAATTCATTCGTTTGATGAATTCCGGTGCTTGTTGCAGACTGGCCTCATCAATGACCTCTACCGCGAAGAGCGGAATAATGCCGACGATACTTCTTAATTTAAGCCGGATATTCTCTCCGTATTTGGTGCGGATCTGGTCGTAATAAAACTCATCTTCCTCATCCCAAAGCCCCTCTCCGTCGCCTTTTACATTTTCCATAGCATAGGCGATGGACAAAAAGTGTTCAAAAAACTTTGATGCCATATCCTGATATACGAGGTCGGTTTTACAGAGCTCTAACGCGATGCGCATCATATTCAGAGCGAACATGGCCATCCAGGCAGTGGCATCAGATTGCTCCAGTTGTACACCATGCGCTGTCGCCTCATTTCTGTCAAATACCCCGATATTATCCAGACCCAGGAAGCCGC containing:
- the polA gene encoding DNA polymerase I, yielding MEKKLFLLDAMALIYRAYYALLRNPRLTSQGKNTNAQFGFTNTLLELLNKYKPTHMAVCFDTHAPTERHSDFEDYKANRQKAPEDLLDSIPDIKRIIEGFNIPCIESDGYEADDIIGTLAWQAADAGYKVFMVTPDKDYGQLLTKPGVFIYKPAYMGKKEEILTAEKICEKWDIARVEQVIDVLGLMGDAVDNIPGIPGVGEKTAAKLLKQYDSLENILEHAHEIKGALGKKVQEGKESAILSKKLATIITDVPVTFHEEDFCIKEFNQQALSDIFSELEFRSLGKRILGESFKVDVHVAVQRDLFGNVVESSTTISETTKAAGDAFLPEEEIIPLENKTIENTPHQYHLVQGDAAIKELIGTLRQYEEICFDTETTGTDANNVELVGMSFSVKAAEGYYVPVSADQAEANRQVELFSGLFSDPNITWIGQNLKYDLLVMKWYGQSFPGKIFDTMVAHYVIEPEGRRNMDLLSEKYLGYTPVSITELIGKKGKNQGNMRDVPAEKAADYAAEDADITLQLKEVFKPLIREKAVEKVFYEADLPLVKVLADMEFEGIRVDEDFLKNYSSVLESDAAIFEKQVYEAAGVHFNLASPKQLGEVLFEKLKLDPKAKKTKTGQYATGEDVLSKLAVQHKIADDILSFRELTKLRNTYVDAIPQLINPKTGRVHTSYNQTLVVTGRLSSNNPNLQNIPVRTERGKEIRKAFIPRDKDHVLFSADYSQIELRVVAAISGDKNMCEAFKSGADIHTATAAKVFGVDESEVTKEQRYKAKSVNFGIIYGQGAFGLGQNLGISRTEAKTIIDNYKTEFSGIAKYMEDTIARAQQNGYVETLLGRKAWIRDINSANFTVKGFAERVAINAPIQGTAADMIKLAMIGIHNEMQQRKLRSKMILQVHDELVFDVHKDELDELKELVLHKMQTALPLPEDVPVVAEIGTGNSWLEAH
- a CDS encoding VOC family protein, with the protein product MRINHLNLVVNDVQKTTVFFETYFDFQCKVVKGDNIIAVLQNPDKFSLVIMQSKTGDTDYPKDFHIGFMLDSPDEVDDLHRKLLSGKNKIDQFPKNIRNSYGFYFYFDNLFIEIGHHFAEAK
- a CDS encoding TetR/AcrR family transcriptional regulator, whose protein sequence is MRLKDENKEIVIRKKAMEMIVNEGFDGLSMQKLAKRANISPSTIYVYFDSREELVNRLYSEVQEKFEKDALHNFSENLRFKEGLWLQWKNRLTNIIQNPLAYQFYEQFRNSPLIHQKNMKPAAFIKAMQAFTYNAVHNKEIVDLPPEIFWAVAYGPFYTLVKFHLDKATMAGTAFSLTEQKLWQCFELVMKALTFESTEK
- a CDS encoding TonB-dependent receptor; the protein is MKRFCVILCPLLGVVLMGLMPLLSEAQQVVLEGRIINTDRQPVESATVRFQEINKNDSGKIIADNNGHFSLRLQKHSKYKITIEAIGYEPSSPEIRTSNGLLDKVFFLTPITKALDPLEVRAIRAADHAPFAKTNINAAEIQEKNLGRDLPYLLNQTPGVVVNSDAGNGIGYTGIHIRGSDASRTNVTLNGIPYNDAESSGSYFVDMPDIASSINSIQVQRGVGTSSNGAGAFGATINISTNQVHQLPYATLSNSYGSYNSWKNTVAAGSGLIDGKFTADIRLSHISSDGYIDRASSKLESLLFSTAYVGKNTTVRFNFITGKEKTYQAWNGVPQDHIKDDPTYNELGYIEATDSYYANQTDNYTQSHYQLFINHSFNAAWSFSLASFLTRGIGYYEEYENNENYTDYGIKPVDTLSTDLIRRKYLDNYFYGQTFSLQWKQTNDLFTLGGAWTNYDGGHYGRVIWAANGGMTPEYEYYNTPAYKYDKNVYLKWMHDFADYWHLFADMQYRHVWHKMKGFSGHPDLKVERKFDFYNPKVGISYAKNGYNAYLSYALANKEPNRDDFEAGLTHQPKREQLHDFELGMEKKAGKYFYAIGLYYMRYKDQLVLTGQLNDVGEATRINVPNSYRAGIELQANYKFVNWMDAAFNLSLSKNKIDKYTAYYTAYDNDWNELDPIIETQHNTDIAYSPNIVGGASISFHPVDAMTLSLEGKYVGRQYVDNTQNKDRSLEGYYNQDIRVVYQLSGNWFKRFQLIGQVYNLFSTKYFTNGATYPEYEGGAINNWLYYFPAAPIHFMAGVQMDL